A DNA window from Streptomyces sp. B21-083 contains the following coding sequences:
- a CDS encoding sarcosine oxidase subunit beta family protein, protein MSPRTPGSPRTPGAELPEHPDWLWRTPEPKRSYDVIVVGGGGHGLATAHYLAKNHGITNVAVLEKGWLAGGNMARNTTIIRSNYLWDESAGIYEHALKLWESLEEELDYPILFSQRGVLNLAHSLQDVRDSVRRVEANRLNGVDAEWLDADQVKEVCPIVNTSPDVRYPVMGGTYQPRAGIAKHDHVAWGLARSADAAGIDIIQNCEVTGLDVVGGRVVGVQTTLGPIAAGKVALCSAGHTSVLAAMAGIELPLQSHPLQALVSELLEPVHPTVVMSNAVHVYVSQAHKGELVMGAGIDSYNSYTQRGAFHIIEEQMAAALELFPVFARAHVLRTWGGIVDVSPDASPIVGLSPVDNLYLNCGWGTGGFKATPGVGWVYAHTIAHDSPHPLNAPFSLDRFTTGALVDEHGAAAVAH, encoded by the coding sequence ATGAGCCCCCGTACTCCCGGCAGCCCCCGTACCCCAGGCGCCGAACTGCCGGAGCATCCCGACTGGCTGTGGCGTACGCCCGAGCCGAAGCGTTCGTACGACGTGATCGTCGTGGGCGGCGGCGGACACGGCCTCGCCACCGCGCACTACCTGGCGAAGAACCACGGCATCACCAACGTCGCCGTGCTGGAGAAGGGGTGGCTGGCGGGCGGCAACATGGCCCGCAACACCACGATCATCCGCTCCAACTACCTGTGGGACGAGAGCGCCGGCATCTACGAGCACGCGCTGAAGCTGTGGGAGAGCCTGGAGGAGGAGCTGGACTACCCCATCCTCTTCTCCCAGCGCGGAGTGCTGAACCTGGCTCACAGCCTCCAGGACGTTCGCGACAGTGTGCGCAGGGTGGAGGCGAACCGCCTGAACGGCGTGGACGCGGAGTGGCTCGACGCGGACCAGGTCAAGGAGGTCTGCCCGATCGTCAACACCTCACCGGACGTGCGTTATCCGGTGATGGGCGGCACCTACCAGCCGCGCGCGGGCATCGCCAAGCACGACCACGTGGCGTGGGGCCTGGCCCGCTCGGCGGACGCGGCCGGCATCGACATCATCCAGAACTGCGAGGTCACCGGCCTGGACGTGGTCGGCGGCAGGGTGGTCGGGGTCCAGACGACCCTGGGTCCGATCGCGGCGGGCAAGGTGGCCCTGTGCTCGGCGGGCCACACCTCGGTCCTGGCGGCGATGGCGGGCATCGAACTCCCGCTCCAGAGCCACCCGTTGCAGGCGCTGGTCTCCGAACTCCTCGAACCCGTGCACCCGACCGTGGTGATGTCCAACGCCGTGCACGTCTACGTCAGCCAGGCGCACAAGGGCGAGTTGGTGATGGGCGCGGGCATCGACTCGTACAACTCGTACACGCAACGCGGGGCGTTCCACATCATCGAGGAACAGATGGCGGCGGCCCTGGAACTGTTCCCGGTCTTCGCGCGGGCGCACGTTCTCCGCACCTGGGGAGGCATCGTGGACGTGAGCCCCGACGCGTCACCGATCGTGGGCCTCTCCCCGGTGGACAACCTCTACCTCAACTGCGGCTGGGGGACCGGGGGCTTCAAGGCCACCCCGGGCGTCGGCTGGGTCTACGCCCACACGATCGCCCACGACAGCCCCCACCCCCTCAACGCCCCCTTCTCGCTCGACCGTTTCACCACCGGCGCGCTCGTCGACGAGCACGGCGCGGCCGCGGTGGCCCACTAG